One genomic window of Ottowia oryzae includes the following:
- a CDS encoding VIT and vWA domain-containing protein yields the protein MRPSLWLDPLTALRALPQAAWHAVPNAAVVPPLHAAVPGAVAHIARAVRPAALVVQRAAWYSLLAGLVLLSPLARAQDGDDAPAKAESPYFFVQGAQPGVDALPLKSTDVQVNISGVIADVVVTQRYKNEGTVPIEAKYLFPGSTRAAVNGMNVRVGERLITAQIREKRQAQVEYNAAKAEGKTAALLEQHRPNVFQMNVANILPGDDVQVELRYNELLVPTDGQYQFVYPTVVGPRYASSHEPPRSPASPGALPPEGAAATLGRPGGGGAAPTETTSGHPLAHAQGFPAQPVLREGSASTSAFNLKVQLASPVGIQEIRSPSHAIDTQMDAGSAAQRASVRLAGNSSRGVSASNNRDFILDYRLAGSAIQSGVLLHKGDKENFFLAMVQPPKAVPVAEIAPRDYIFVVDISGSMHGFPLETAKALMRQLLGHLRASDTFNVLLFSGSNRFLSPHSVPATAANVNAAIRTIDEMGGGGSTELLPALRRVYAEPKNPDVARTVVVVTDGYVTVESEAFALVRKHLNQANVFAFGIGGSVNRQLMEGLARAGMGEPFVITRPDEAKAQAERFRRLIESPVMTSVKARFEGLDVYDVEPQALPDVLADRPVVLFGKWREPASGSAAAPRLIVEGRAPQGGAQGHVSQTVPIDTQANSSGNAALRSLWARHRIAALSDEESLTGGDAQRPAITQLGLDYSLLTQYTSFIAVDKVVRNPGGQNATANQPSPLPEGVGNLAVGGDASALGAAVGSTPEPHAWAAMLVVLAVLGACAARRRTDRFTA from the coding sequence ATGCGCCCCTCTCTCTGGCTTGATCCGCTCACGGCCCTGCGCGCGCTCCCGCAGGCCGCCTGGCATGCCGTGCCGAACGCTGCCGTCGTCCCCCCCTTGCACGCTGCTGTGCCCGGCGCCGTGGCGCACATTGCCCGCGCGGTCCGCCCCGCCGCCTTGGTGGTGCAGCGCGCGGCCTGGTATTCGCTGCTGGCCGGGCTGGTGCTGCTCAGCCCGCTGGCGCGTGCGCAGGACGGCGACGACGCGCCCGCCAAGGCCGAAAGCCCGTACTTCTTCGTCCAGGGCGCGCAGCCCGGCGTGGACGCGCTGCCGCTGAAAAGCACCGACGTGCAGGTGAACATCAGCGGCGTGATCGCCGATGTGGTGGTCACCCAGCGCTATAAAAATGAGGGCACGGTGCCGATCGAGGCGAAGTACCTCTTCCCCGGATCGACCCGCGCCGCCGTCAACGGCATGAACGTGCGCGTGGGCGAACGGCTGATCACCGCGCAGATCCGCGAAAAGCGCCAGGCCCAGGTGGAATACAACGCCGCCAAGGCCGAAGGCAAGACCGCCGCGCTGCTGGAGCAGCACCGCCCCAACGTCTTTCAGATGAACGTGGCCAACATCCTGCCCGGCGACGACGTGCAGGTGGAGCTGCGCTACAACGAACTGCTGGTGCCGACCGATGGGCAGTACCAGTTTGTTTACCCGACGGTGGTCGGCCCCCGCTACGCAAGCAGTCACGAGCCCCCACGCTCCCCGGCTTCGCCTGGTGCGCTGCCCCCCGAGGGGGCTGCCGCCACCTTGGGGCGGCCCGGCGGTGGCGGCGCAGCGCCCACCGAAACCACCAGCGGCCATCCGCTGGCGCATGCGCAGGGCTTCCCGGCGCAGCCGGTGCTGCGCGAAGGCAGCGCATCCACCAGCGCGTTCAACCTCAAGGTGCAGCTCGCCAGCCCGGTGGGCATTCAAGAGATCCGCTCGCCCAGCCACGCCATCGACACGCAGATGGATGCGGGCAGCGCCGCGCAGCGCGCCAGCGTGCGCCTGGCGGGCAACAGCTCGCGTGGTGTCAGCGCCAGCAACAACCGCGACTTCATCCTGGACTACCGGCTGGCGGGCAGCGCCATCCAGTCGGGCGTGCTGCTGCACAAGGGCGACAAAGAGAACTTCTTCCTCGCCATGGTGCAGCCGCCCAAGGCCGTGCCGGTGGCCGAGATCGCGCCACGCGACTACATCTTCGTGGTGGACATCTCGGGCAGCATGCACGGCTTTCCGCTGGAGACGGCCAAAGCGCTGATGCGCCAGCTGCTGGGCCACCTGCGCGCCAGCGACACCTTCAACGTGCTGCTGTTTTCGGGCAGCAACCGCTTCCTGTCGCCGCACTCGGTGCCCGCCACGGCGGCCAACGTGAACGCCGCCATCCGCACCATTGACGAGATGGGCGGCGGCGGCTCGACCGAGCTGCTGCCCGCGCTGCGCCGCGTGTACGCCGAGCCCAAGAACCCCGACGTGGCGCGTACCGTGGTGGTGGTGACCGACGGCTACGTCACCGTGGAATCCGAGGCGTTTGCCCTGGTGCGCAAGCACCTGAACCAGGCCAACGTGTTCGCCTTCGGCATCGGCGGCTCGGTCAACCGGCAGCTGATGGAAGGCCTGGCCCGCGCGGGCATGGGCGAGCCCTTCGTCATCACCCGCCCCGACGAAGCCAAGGCCCAGGCCGAGCGCTTTCGCCGCCTGATCGAAAGCCCGGTGATGACCAGCGTGAAGGCGCGCTTTGAAGGCCTGGACGTGTACGACGTCGAACCCCAAGCCCTGCCCGACGTGCTGGCCGACCGCCCCGTCGTGCTGTTTGGCAAATGGCGCGAACCGGCCAGCGGCAGCGCCGCCGCGCCCCGCCTGATCGTGGAAGGCCGCGCGCCGCAAGGCGGGGCGCAGGGGCATGTCAGCCAGACCGTGCCCATCGACACGCAGGCCAACAGCAGCGGCAACGCGGCCCTGCGCAGCCTGTGGGCGCGCCACCGCATCGCCGCGCTGAGCGACGAGGAATCGCTGACCGGCGGCGACGCGCAAAGGCCCGCCATCACCCAGCTGGGCCTGGACTACAGCCTGCTGACGCAATACACCAGCTTCATCGCGGTGGACAAAGTGGTGCGCAACCCCGGCGGCCAGAACGCCACCGCCAACCAGCCCAGCCCGCTGCCCGAAGGCGTTGGCAACCTGGCCGTGGGCGGCGACGCCAGCGCGCTGGGCGCCGCAGTGGGCAGCACGCCCGAGCCGCATGCCTGGGCCGCGATGCTGGTCGTGCTGGCGGTGCTGGGCGCGTGCGCCGCACGGAGGCGGACGGACCGATTCACTGCGTGA
- the creD gene encoding cell envelope integrity protein CreD, which produces MNRFKNWRDSMLIKGAVLLLLLLLLCIPLSQIEWVIHDRQSTEQAAVQELAQTYVGPQTLVGPVLVVPYVERWEVAERNERGQPTALQPMSEQRYQLFFPQQTDLVGTLAPQLRYRGIFTVPFFQLQGQMQGRFAPFAPSQLVQQVRGSTIEVQTPALVLSVSDLRGLQGVPQLRMAAAPLSFERRAPHIPAAGWLSSAVHAPLSGAALQAFNAGQALPFQLDLQLAGQDELALAPLADETTAHLTSPWPHPRFGGRFLATERRVSDAGFDARWLIAGLTSQAREQVRASLGGDEGARSARGELDSFNVALAQPVSVYSMSERAAKYGALFIALVLLAVFTTELVKRLRLHPVQYALVGLSIAVFFLLLLALSEKLGFAWAYAAAAGASVLLLAVYFSAVLRGVKRGGALAAYVALLYGALYALLASENNALLLGALLVFGMLSALMLATRHVDWWRVGGAPGDGT; this is translated from the coding sequence ATGAACCGATTCAAGAACTGGCGCGACTCGATGCTGATCAAGGGCGCGGTGTTGCTGCTGTTGCTGCTGCTGTTGTGCATTCCGCTGTCGCAGATCGAATGGGTGATCCACGATCGCCAATCCACCGAGCAGGCGGCGGTGCAAGAGCTGGCGCAAACCTACGTGGGGCCGCAAACGCTGGTGGGCCCGGTGCTGGTGGTGCCGTATGTGGAGCGCTGGGAGGTGGCCGAGCGCAATGAGCGCGGTCAGCCTACCGCGCTGCAGCCCATGTCAGAACAGCGCTACCAGCTATTTTTTCCGCAGCAGACCGATCTGGTCGGCACGCTGGCGCCGCAGCTGCGCTACCGCGGCATCTTCACCGTGCCTTTCTTCCAACTGCAGGGGCAGATGCAGGGCCGCTTTGCGCCGTTTGCGCCGTCGCAGCTGGTGCAGCAGGTGCGCGGCTCGACCATCGAGGTGCAGACGCCCGCGCTGGTGCTGTCGGTCAGCGACCTGCGCGGGCTGCAAGGCGTGCCGCAGCTGCGCATGGCCGCCGCGCCGCTGAGTTTTGAGCGGCGCGCGCCGCACATTCCGGCCGCGGGCTGGCTGAGTTCGGCCGTGCACGCGCCGCTGTCGGGCGCCGCGCTGCAGGCTTTCAACGCCGGGCAGGCGCTGCCCTTTCAGCTGGATCTGCAACTGGCGGGCCAGGACGAGCTGGCGCTGGCGCCGCTGGCCGACGAGACAACGGCGCACCTCACCTCGCCCTGGCCGCACCCGCGCTTTGGCGGGCGCTTTCTGGCCACCGAACGCCGCGTGAGCGACGCGGGCTTTGACGCGCGCTGGCTCATCGCCGGCCTGACCAGCCAGGCGCGCGAGCAGGTGCGCGCCTCGCTGGGCGGCGACGAGGGCGCCCGCAGCGCGCGCGGCGAGCTGGACAGCTTCAATGTGGCGCTGGCCCAGCCGGTCAGCGTGTATTCGATGAGCGAGCGCGCAGCCAAGTACGGCGCGCTGTTCATCGCCCTGGTGCTGCTGGCGGTGTTCACGACCGAGCTGGTCAAGCGCCTGCGCCTGCACCCGGTGCAGTACGCGCTGGTGGGCCTGTCGATCGCGGTGTTCTTCCTGCTGCTGCTGGCGCTGTCGGAAAAGCTGGGCTTTGCCTGGGCCTACGCGGCAGCCGCAGGCGCCAGCGTGCTGCTGCTGGCCGTGTACTTCAGCGCGGTGCTGCGTGGCGTGAAGCGCGGCGGCGCGCTGGCGGCGTACGTGGCGCTGCTGTACGGGGCGCTGTATGCGCTGCTGGCTTCGGAAAACAACGCCTTGCTGCTGGGCGCGCTGCTGGTGTTCGGCATGCTGTCGGCCTTGATGCTGGCCACGCGGCATGTGGATTGGTGGCGCGTGGGCGGCGCGCCGGGCGACGGCACCTAG
- the xrtQ gene encoding exosortase Q, producing MTTPFLLRRPHLQTWSMRLDRAPALAWVALQTAALWPTWRWMAARLQDGSDDPLGWLALAALAALVLALRRDLRTAPRLPWLAAALAGTLAATVLRGAAPALLVSLIAVLAWAAGLLAFLPVTRRGAMRVQGGVLWPAPRLAVGRLPVLGLAVLALPLIASLQFYAGYPLRVLTAEASRWLLAPWFAVVREGSSLSVNGVLVIVDAPCSGVQMAWAGYFTACAVALWAGRSDRAFTLRLPLVGAAVLVGNVLRNSVLVALQASGHGELPGVHEGVGVAALAAVCGVIAMGMGLAARRAPADQCY from the coding sequence ATGACCACGCCCTTCCTCCTGCGCCGCCCGCACCTGCAAACCTGGTCCATGCGGCTGGACCGCGCGCCCGCGCTGGCGTGGGTCGCGCTGCAAACCGCCGCGCTGTGGCCCACCTGGCGCTGGATGGCCGCGCGTTTGCAAGACGGCTCAGACGACCCGCTGGGCTGGCTGGCGCTGGCCGCGCTGGCGGCGCTGGTGCTGGCGCTGCGGCGCGACTTGCGCACCGCCCCGCGCCTGCCGTGGCTGGCCGCCGCCTTGGCGGGCACGCTGGCCGCCACCGTACTGCGCGGCGCCGCACCGGCGCTGCTCGTCAGCCTGATCGCCGTGCTGGCCTGGGCGGCGGGGCTGCTCGCCTTTTTACCGGTGACCCGGCGCGGCGCCATGCGCGTACAGGGCGGCGTGCTGTGGCCCGCGCCGCGCCTGGCCGTGGGGCGCCTGCCGGTGCTGGGCCTGGCCGTGCTGGCGCTGCCGCTGATCGCGTCGCTGCAGTTCTACGCGGGCTACCCGCTGCGCGTGCTGACGGCCGAGGCCAGCCGCTGGCTGCTGGCGCCGTGGTTTGCCGTGGTGCGCGAAGGCAGCAGCCTGAGTGTGAACGGCGTGCTGGTCATCGTGGACGCGCCCTGCTCGGGCGTGCAAATGGCCTGGGCGGGCTACTTCACCGCCTGCGCCGTGGCGCTGTGGGCCGGCCGCAGCGACCGCGCCTTTACGCTGCGCCTGCCGCTGGTGGGCGCCGCCGTGCTGGTGGGCAACGTGCTTCGCAACAGCGTGCTGGTGGCGCTGCAGGCCAGCGGCCACGGCGAGCTGCCCGGCGTGCACGAAGGCGTGGGCGTGGCCGCGCTGGCCGCCGTCTGCGGCGTGATCGCCATGGGCATGGGCCTGGCCGCGCGCCGCGCACCGGCCGACCAGTGCTATTGA